The following coding sequences lie in one Kribbella sp. NBC_00709 genomic window:
- the hrcA gene encoding heat-inducible transcriptional repressor HrcA: MLDDRKLDVLRAIVEDYVATHEPVGSKTLVDRHNLGVSPATVRNDMAALEEEGYITQPHTSAGRIPTDAGYRLFVDKLSTVKTLSTAEKKAITSFLAGAVDLDDVVRRTVRLLAQITRQVAIVQYPSLNRSSVRHIEVVTMGTRRLLLVLITSNGRVEQRIVEHPHDVDEQLIADLRSRLNTVLAGQRLTDATTSLAGVPELFAPGDRSLVASIVTTLLEAFTDEVGEQRIAVGGAANLTRYGDDFERNVKPVLEALEEHVILLRLLGEATNPQTLTVRIGHENPFEELATTSVVATGYGSKSEALATLGIVGPTHMDYPSTMGAVRAVARYVSQILADS, encoded by the coding sequence GTGCTGGACGACCGCAAGCTGGATGTGCTCCGCGCCATCGTCGAGGACTATGTCGCGACCCATGAGCCGGTCGGGTCGAAGACGCTGGTGGATCGGCACAACCTCGGCGTCTCACCCGCCACGGTCCGCAACGACATGGCCGCGCTGGAGGAGGAGGGGTACATCACCCAGCCGCACACCAGCGCCGGCCGGATCCCGACCGACGCCGGGTACCGGCTGTTCGTCGACAAGCTCAGCACGGTCAAGACGCTGTCGACGGCGGAGAAGAAGGCGATCACGTCGTTCCTGGCCGGGGCGGTCGACCTGGACGACGTCGTCCGGCGTACCGTCCGGCTGCTGGCGCAGATCACCCGCCAGGTCGCCATCGTGCAGTATCCGTCGCTGAACCGGTCGAGTGTCCGGCACATCGAGGTCGTCACGATGGGCACGCGCCGGCTGCTGCTGGTGCTGATCACCAGCAACGGCCGGGTCGAGCAGCGGATCGTCGAGCACCCGCACGACGTCGACGAGCAGCTGATCGCCGACCTGCGGTCGCGGCTCAACACGGTCCTGGCCGGGCAGCGCCTGACCGACGCGACCACCTCGCTCGCCGGCGTGCCCGAGCTGTTCGCCCCGGGCGACCGCTCGCTGGTCGCGTCGATCGTCACCACGCTGCTCGAAGCCTTCACCGACGAGGTCGGCGAGCAGCGGATCGCGGTCGGCGGCGCGGCCAACCTGACCCGGTACGGCGACGACTTCGAGCGCAACGTGAAGCCGGTGCTGGAGGCGCTCGAAGAGCACGTCATCCTGCTCCGGCTGCTCGGCGAGGCGACCAACCCGCAGACCCTGACCGTCCGCATCGGTCACGAGAACCCGTTCGAGGAGCTGGCCACCACGTCGGTGGTCGCGACCGGCTACGGGTCCAAGTCGGAGGCGCTGGCCACGCTCGGCATCGTCGGCCCGACCCATATGGACTACCCGAGCACAATGGGCGCGGTGCGGGCCGTCGCGCGCTACGTCAGCCAGATCCTGGCCGACTCATAA
- a CDS encoding EF-Tu/IF-2/RF-3 family GTPase → MSWKFWKRDSNPMDPQELLARGHAQAGGFPGPPRPQDSLPVGSFGMTVEDVFSITGRGTVVTGRVQAGTVSVGEQVLLSRAGQPLQQVEVTGVEMFRKIVKTAKAGDNVGLLLRGVDRDQVIKGDVLSK, encoded by the coding sequence ATGAGCTGGAAGTTCTGGAAGCGGGACAGCAATCCGATGGATCCGCAGGAGCTGCTGGCCCGCGGGCACGCGCAGGCGGGCGGATTCCCGGGGCCGCCGCGGCCGCAGGACTCGCTGCCCGTCGGATCGTTCGGGATGACGGTCGAGGACGTGTTCTCGATCACCGGTCGCGGCACCGTCGTGACCGGGCGGGTGCAGGCCGGCACGGTGTCGGTCGGCGAGCAGGTGCTGCTCAGCCGGGCCGGGCAGCCGCTGCAGCAGGTCGAGGTGACCGGCGTCGAGATGTTCCGCAAGATCGTCAAGACCGCGAAGGCCGGCGACAACGTCGGCCTGCTGCTGCGCGGCGTCGACCGCGACCAGGTGATCAAGGGCGACGTGCTCAGCAAGTAA
- the dnaJ gene encoding molecular chaperone DnaJ: MSTDYYAVLGVSRDASADEIKKAYRKLARQYHPDVNDSEDAHQKFQEIGRAFQVLSDPQKRQMHDLGGDPFASAGGGAGGAGFGQAFTFTDIMDAFFGQTGGATRGPRPRTRRGQDALIPLRIDLAEAAFGTTRELKVDTAVLCPTCSGSGAAAGSEPVTCEICHGRGEVTHTQRSFLGEVRTMRPCPNCRGYGTTIPSPCVECAGDGRVRSRRTVTVKIPGGVDSGTRVQLSGQGEVGPGGGPAGDLYVEIEVEPHDIFTRNGDDLHCTVTLPMTAAALGTTIDLPTLEGETTPLEIRPGTQSGSGLTLTARGVPRLRHAGRGDLIVQIIVETPTKLDDDQAELLRQLAAARDEERPQGHVQATHKGVFGRLRDAFGAH; this comes from the coding sequence ATGAGCACCGATTACTACGCCGTTCTAGGCGTCAGCCGTGACGCGTCAGCGGACGAGATCAAGAAGGCGTACCGCAAGCTGGCGCGCCAGTACCACCCGGATGTGAACGACTCCGAGGATGCGCACCAGAAGTTCCAGGAGATCGGGCGCGCGTTCCAGGTGCTCAGCGACCCGCAGAAGCGCCAGATGCACGACCTCGGCGGCGACCCGTTCGCGAGTGCGGGCGGCGGGGCGGGCGGTGCCGGGTTCGGGCAGGCCTTCACGTTCACCGACATCATGGACGCGTTCTTCGGCCAGACCGGCGGCGCGACCCGCGGGCCGCGGCCGCGGACCCGGCGCGGTCAGGACGCGCTGATCCCGCTGCGGATCGACCTGGCCGAGGCGGCCTTCGGGACGACGCGGGAGCTCAAGGTCGACACGGCTGTCCTCTGCCCGACCTGTAGCGGGTCCGGCGCGGCGGCCGGGTCCGAGCCGGTCACCTGCGAGATCTGCCACGGGCGGGGCGAGGTGACGCACACGCAGCGGTCGTTCCTCGGCGAGGTGCGGACCATGCGCCCGTGCCCCAACTGCCGCGGCTACGGCACCACCATCCCGAGCCCGTGCGTCGAGTGCGCCGGCGACGGCCGCGTGCGCTCGCGCCGTACCGTCACCGTCAAGATCCCCGGCGGCGTCGACAGCGGCACCCGGGTGCAGCTGTCCGGGCAGGGCGAGGTCGGGCCCGGTGGCGGGCCGGCCGGCGACCTGTACGTCGAGATCGAGGTCGAGCCGCACGACATCTTCACCCGGAACGGCGACGACCTGCACTGCACGGTCACGCTGCCGATGACCGCGGCCGCGCTCGGTACGACGATCGACCTGCCGACGCTCGAGGGTGAGACGACGCCGTTGGAGATCCGGCCGGGCACGCAGTCCGGGAGCGGGCTCACGTTGACGGCGCGCGGCGTACCGCGGCTGCGGCACGCGGGACGTGGCGACCTGATCGTCCAGATCATCGTCGAGACGCCCACCAAGCTCGACGACGACCAGGCCGAGCTGCTCCGGCAACTCGCCGCCGCCCGCGACGAGGAACGTCCCCAAGGCCACGTGCAGGCCACCCACAAGGGCGTCTTCGGCCGCCTCCGCGACGCCTTCGGCGCCCACTAG
- a CDS encoding ThuA domain-containing protein — protein sequence MTERRALVVRGGWEGHSPVEATDLFIPYLKENGYDVTVSDTTESYLDLDGVDLVLQCVTMSEIPAEHVKALDAAIRTGTGLAGWHGGIADSFRNSADYNFIVGGQFISHPHGFTDYRVDIVPEQAGHPIVEGITHFDVHTEQYYVHYDPTDTVLATTTFKSHPDYPWIEGAVMPAVWTRTWGEGKVFVCTVGHKLDDLETPEVRTIIERGLLWASK from the coding sequence GTGACCGAACGACGTGCACTGGTGGTCCGCGGCGGCTGGGAAGGTCATTCCCCGGTCGAGGCGACCGACCTGTTCATTCCGTACCTGAAGGAGAACGGATACGACGTCACCGTCTCCGACACGACCGAGAGCTACCTGGACCTGGACGGCGTCGACCTCGTGCTGCAGTGCGTCACGATGAGCGAGATCCCCGCCGAACACGTCAAGGCGCTCGACGCCGCGATCCGGACCGGCACCGGCCTGGCCGGCTGGCACGGCGGGATCGCGGACTCGTTCCGGAACAGCGCTGACTACAACTTCATCGTCGGCGGGCAGTTCATCTCGCACCCGCACGGGTTCACCGACTACCGGGTCGACATCGTCCCCGAGCAGGCCGGCCACCCGATCGTCGAGGGCATCACGCACTTCGACGTGCACACCGAGCAGTACTACGTGCACTACGACCCGACCGACACCGTGCTGGCCACGACGACGTTCAAGTCGCACCCGGACTACCCGTGGATCGAGGGCGCGGTGATGCCGGCGGTCTGGACCCGCACGTGGGGTGAGGGCAAGGTCTTCGTCTGCACGGTCGGCCACAAGCTGGACGACCTGGAGACTCCTGAGGTGCGCACGATCATCGAGCGGGGGCTGCTGTGGGCGAGCAAGTGA
- a CDS encoding MBL fold metallo-hydrolase: MSTWSEIGDRTWVRRYDAWDLNVGLVVGSEGALVIDTRATTEEAEQLRDHIRELTDAPVKWVVNTHAHFDHVVGNSVFTDATVYLHENAATEEDLAGTTFAAAKVIDLGDRRVELLYVGNAHTSGDTVVVVPDVDAFFVGDLLEESAPPSYGEDSFPLEWPDTLNSVVGMMTATTKVVPGHGAVVDAEFARDQAMDLGTVANTISSLHHAGTPLDDALKHTEDWPWPVEKLQDAIRRGYQALGAPQRPTLPLLGPG, translated from the coding sequence ATGAGCACGTGGAGCGAGATCGGTGACCGCACCTGGGTTCGGCGGTACGACGCGTGGGACCTGAACGTCGGCCTGGTCGTCGGGTCCGAGGGCGCGTTGGTGATCGACACCCGAGCCACGACCGAAGAGGCCGAGCAGCTGCGTGACCACATCCGCGAGCTCACCGACGCGCCGGTGAAATGGGTCGTGAACACCCACGCACACTTCGACCACGTCGTCGGCAACAGCGTCTTCACCGATGCCACCGTCTACCTGCACGAGAACGCGGCGACCGAGGAAGACCTCGCCGGTACGACGTTCGCGGCCGCGAAGGTGATCGACCTCGGCGACCGTCGCGTCGAGCTGCTGTACGTCGGCAACGCCCACACGTCCGGCGACACGGTGGTCGTCGTACCGGATGTGGACGCGTTCTTCGTCGGCGATCTGCTCGAGGAGTCGGCGCCACCGTCGTACGGCGAGGACTCGTTCCCGCTCGAGTGGCCGGACACCCTCAACAGCGTGGTCGGCATGATGACCGCGACCACGAAGGTCGTCCCCGGGCACGGCGCTGTCGTCGACGCCGAGTTCGCCCGCGACCAGGCGATGGACCTCGGCACGGTGGCGAACACGATCTCGTCGCTGCACCACGCCGGCACTCCGCTGGACGACGCCCTCAAGCACACCGAGGACTGGCCGTGGCCGGTCGAGAAGCTCCAGGACGCGATCCGCCGCGGCTACCAGGCATTGGGTGCGCCGCAGCGCCCGACTCTGCCCTTGCTCGGCCCGGGATGA
- a CDS encoding NCS1 family nucleobase:cation symporter-1 has protein sequence MATIEQTVHSDGRVELTDPAALADSPYANAELAPTRLPERTWTTYNYAALWMGMAHNIPSYLLASGLVAIGMNWLQAFLTITLGNLIVLVPLLLNSHAGTKYGIPFPVFARAFYGVRGANFPALLRAFIACGWFGIQTWIGGQAIYVIVGELFGKGWLNASAIGGHPWTMWLSFAFFWVLQMVLIFRGIEGLRRFENWAAPLVTVAFVALMVAILVKAGGFGPILSQPSKLGWDADFWKIFAPSLMGMIAFWATLSLNMPDFTRFGKGQRAQVWGQIIGLPTTMSFIALVSIITTSGTVVLYGSAIWDPVELTRRFENPVIVTIGLIMAILATMSCNVAANVVSPSYDFANALPRWLNFRTAGLVTGVIGVVIQPWRLISDPSIYIFVWLSFYGGLLASVAGVLIAGYWLIDRTNLFLADLYQPNGRYWYSAGWNWRGVAATLLGSVLAVGGAYSNPGAGPFPEDGLIPFLKPLYDYSWAVGLVVGFLAYFVLTVTASSRRTTATHAAPTY, from the coding sequence ATGGCCACGATTGAGCAGACTGTTCACTCGGATGGACGAGTCGAACTGACCGATCCCGCGGCGCTGGCGGACAGCCCGTACGCGAACGCCGAGCTGGCACCGACCCGGCTGCCGGAGCGGACCTGGACGACGTACAACTACGCCGCGCTGTGGATGGGGATGGCGCACAACATCCCCAGCTACCTGCTCGCCTCCGGCCTGGTCGCGATCGGGATGAACTGGCTGCAGGCGTTCCTCACCATCACGCTCGGGAACCTGATCGTGCTGGTGCCGCTGCTGCTGAACAGTCACGCGGGGACGAAGTACGGCATCCCGTTCCCGGTGTTCGCGCGGGCGTTCTACGGCGTCCGCGGCGCGAACTTCCCGGCGCTGCTGCGGGCGTTCATCGCCTGCGGCTGGTTCGGCATCCAGACCTGGATCGGCGGCCAGGCGATCTACGTGATCGTCGGCGAGCTGTTCGGCAAGGGCTGGCTGAACGCGTCGGCGATCGGCGGCCATCCGTGGACGATGTGGCTGAGCTTCGCGTTCTTCTGGGTGCTGCAGATGGTGCTGATCTTCCGCGGCATCGAGGGCCTGCGCCGGTTCGAGAACTGGGCCGCACCACTGGTGACGGTCGCGTTCGTGGCGCTGATGGTCGCGATCCTGGTCAAAGCCGGCGGCTTCGGGCCGATCCTGTCGCAGCCGTCGAAACTCGGCTGGGACGCCGACTTCTGGAAGATCTTCGCGCCGTCGCTGATGGGCATGATCGCGTTCTGGGCGACGCTGTCGCTGAACATGCCGGACTTCACCCGGTTCGGGAAGGGCCAGCGGGCGCAGGTGTGGGGCCAGATCATCGGCCTGCCGACGACGATGTCGTTCATCGCGCTGGTCTCGATCATCACCACCTCGGGCACGGTCGTGCTGTACGGCTCGGCGATCTGGGACCCGGTCGAGCTCACCCGCCGGTTCGAGAACCCGGTGATCGTCACGATCGGCCTGATCATGGCGATCCTCGCGACGATGTCCTGCAACGTCGCGGCCAACGTGGTCAGCCCGTCGTACGACTTCGCGAACGCGCTCCCCCGCTGGCTGAACTTCCGCACCGCGGGCCTGGTCACCGGCGTGATCGGCGTCGTGATCCAGCCGTGGCGGCTGATCTCGGACCCGTCGATCTACATCTTCGTCTGGCTGTCGTTCTACGGCGGTCTGCTCGCGTCGGTGGCCGGCGTACTGATCGCGGGGTACTGGCTGATCGACCGGACGAACCTGTTCCTCGCCGACCTGTACCAGCCGAACGGCCGCTACTGGTACTCGGCCGGCTGGAACTGGCGCGGCGTGGCCGCCACGCTGCTCGGCTCGGTGCTCGCGGTCGGCGGCGCGTACTCGAACCCGGGCGCCGGCCCGTTCCCCGAGGACGGCCTGATCCCGTTCCTCAAACCGCTCTACGACTACTCGTGGGCCGTCGGCCTGGTCGTCGGCTTCCTGGCGTACTTCGTCCTCACGGTGACCGCTTCCAGCCGGCGGACCACCGCCACGCATGCCGCTCCCACGTACTGA
- a CDS encoding Gfo/Idh/MocA family protein, protein MGEQVTNIGIVGTGVISGTYLDHLAKLPGVDVIAVADLDRSRAEAIADQHEGIRALTPDELYAADDVEIVLNLTIPAAHAPVHQAAMEAGKHVYGEKPLAVDRAAAEPLLKYAAANDLRVGCAPDTVLGTGTQTARAVIDRGDIGVPHAATASFVTPGHELWHPAPEFYYQPGGGPVLDMGPYYVTSLVTLLGPVRRVTARAGQSKQERKIHSGPRAGTTFPVEVPTHVTGVLEHESGALTTVLMSFDVWAARLPRIEVHGTEGSLSVPDPNGFDGTVEIATAAQREWTEVPVAGGYAGAGRGVGLADMARALRRGEPHRADGALAYHVLDVLESLLEAAVQDQPVDVASTVERPAAVPLGASPELA, encoded by the coding sequence GTGGGCGAGCAAGTGACCAACATCGGCATCGTCGGCACCGGAGTGATCTCCGGCACGTACCTCGACCACCTGGCCAAGCTCCCCGGCGTCGACGTGATCGCAGTGGCCGACCTGGACCGCAGCCGCGCCGAGGCGATCGCGGACCAGCACGAGGGCATCCGTGCACTCACGCCGGACGAGCTGTACGCCGCCGACGACGTCGAGATCGTGCTGAACCTGACCATCCCAGCCGCACACGCTCCGGTGCACCAGGCCGCGATGGAAGCCGGTAAGCACGTGTACGGCGAGAAGCCGCTCGCCGTCGACCGCGCCGCGGCCGAGCCCCTCCTGAAGTACGCCGCCGCGAACGACCTCCGTGTCGGGTGCGCACCGGACACCGTGCTCGGTACGGGAACCCAGACTGCTCGCGCAGTGATCGACCGCGGCGACATCGGCGTACCGCATGCCGCGACTGCGTCGTTCGTCACGCCGGGGCATGAGCTGTGGCACCCGGCACCGGAGTTCTACTACCAGCCGGGTGGCGGTCCGGTCCTCGACATGGGGCCGTACTACGTGACCAGTCTGGTCACCCTGCTCGGTCCTGTACGCCGGGTCACCGCGCGGGCCGGTCAGTCGAAGCAGGAGCGGAAGATCCACTCCGGTCCGCGTGCGGGTACTACGTTCCCGGTCGAGGTGCCGACGCATGTCACCGGCGTACTGGAGCACGAGTCCGGTGCGTTGACCACTGTCCTGATGTCCTTCGACGTCTGGGCGGCCCGGTTGCCGCGGATCGAAGTACATGGGACCGAAGGCAGCCTGTCCGTTCCGGACCCGAACGGCTTCGACGGCACGGTCGAGATCGCCACAGCCGCGCAGCGCGAGTGGACCGAGGTCCCGGTCGCCGGCGGGTATGCCGGTGCCGGCCGGGGCGTCGGTCTGGCGGACATGGCCCGCGCGCTCCGTCGCGGTGAGCCACACCGTGCTGACGGAGCGTTGGCGTACCACGTGCTCGACGTACTCGAGTCGCTGCTCGAGGCGGCGGTCCAGGATCAGCCTGTGGACGTCGCAAGTACGGTCGAGCGGCCCGCCGCCGTACCGTTGGGGGCGTCGCCCGAGCTCGCCTGA